In Candidatus Epulonipiscium viviparus, one DNA window encodes the following:
- a CDS encoding YihY/virulence factor BrkB family protein, with the protein MAKIKYYYYNIKKRFLNHDVSPRSAQMTYYWILAIFPFLLMIINLISYVKIDSINFMEYVPKVVPSMVAPLVESTVNSMIEKRSGTGIFVGAVLALWSTSAAVNTLIKGIYLAYGVVDSRNFVVRKLAGMMYSLLLAFILIAMVVLLIFGNKLGQYILKLFLVRYPKSYTLMWDLTRLCLSWILLISSSYFIHRVIPRRHIKNRYLWPGVFFTAISWYVFSYLFSIYVEHFSNYGSMYGSIGGIFVLLIWLYTNGLFILIGAEINAIILINKNVPYRKILNSSIQTKIFQKY; encoded by the coding sequence ATGGCTAAAATAAAATATTATTATTATAATATAAAAAAGCGTTTTCTGAACCATGACGTAAGTCCTAGAAGTGCCCAAATGACTTATTATTGGATTTTAGCTATATTTCCATTTTTACTTATGATTATCAACCTAATTTCCTATGTCAAAATAGATTCTATCAACTTTATGGAGTACGTTCCAAAAGTGGTTCCTAGTATGGTTGCACCACTAGTTGAATCTACAGTTAATTCTATGATCGAAAAAAGATCTGGCACAGGAATCTTTGTTGGTGCAGTACTAGCACTGTGGTCAACTTCGGCTGCAGTGAATACACTAATTAAAGGAATTTACTTAGCTTATGGGGTAGTCGATAGTCGAAATTTTGTTGTTAGAAAACTTGCCGGTATGATGTATTCTTTGCTTCTAGCGTTCATACTAATTGCTATGGTTGTGCTTTTAATTTTTGGAAATAAACTAGGTCAATATATTTTAAAGTTATTTTTGGTACGATACCCTAAATCTTATACATTAATGTGGGACTTGACACGATTGTGTTTATCTTGGATATTACTCATTTCAAGCTCTTATTTTATTCACAGAGTTATTCCGCGACGACATATCAAAAATCGATATCTTTGGCCCGGCGTTTTTTTTACAGCTATTAGCTGGTATGTTTTTTCGTATTTATTTTCTATATATGTAGAACATTTTTCTAATTATGGCTCTATGTACGGCAGCATCGGCGGAATTTTTGTGTTGCTAATATGGCTATATACCAATGGTCTATTTATTTTAATTGGCGCAGAAATCAATGCTATTATTTTAATAAACAAAAATGTACCGTATAGAAAAATTCTCAACTCTAGTATACAGACTAAAATTTTTCAAAAATATTGA
- a CDS encoding lysophospholipid acyltransferase family protein: MFKGLRTLFFMVYHFIINTKDRNKYRVDNQQLDVETQKLYSEKIYRIMQSFCRGMIKASGSEIVVMGKENLPTQRGNLYVSNHRGFYDPMSIAAVIDDPCIFIGKDEVKKMPIIRTWFDVIGSIHMVRDDPRQALESIKKGTAALKNHQSLVIYPEGTRSKTGQLGEFKSGSFKLAFNSGATIIPIAIKNTECIFENNKLPNKIKSTTIYVNIGKPIEVTHLSRQEQKLLPKQVEQYVQELFDQLP, from the coding sequence ATGTTTAAAGGTTTACGCACTTTATTTTTTATGGTCTATCACTTTATTATAAATACCAAAGATCGCAACAAATATCGCGTTGATAATCAGCAATTAGATGTTGAAACTCAAAAACTTTATTCTGAAAAAATTTATCGCATTATGCAGTCATTTTGCCGCGGAATGATCAAAGCATCTGGTTCCGAGATTGTTGTAATGGGCAAAGAAAACTTACCTACACAACGAGGTAATTTATATGTATCAAATCATAGAGGATTTTATGATCCAATGTCTATCGCGGCAGTGATAGATGACCCTTGCATATTTATCGGCAAAGATGAAGTAAAGAAAATGCCCATCATAAGAACTTGGTTTGATGTAATCGGAAGCATCCATATGGTCCGAGACGATCCTCGCCAAGCATTAGAATCGATAAAAAAAGGCACCGCTGCGCTCAAAAATCATCAATCTCTAGTTATCTACCCAGAAGGCACTCGCAGCAAGACTGGACAACTCGGCGAATTTAAATCCGGAAGTTTTAAACTTGCATTTAATTCTGGAGCCACCATTATTCCTATTGCCATCAAAAACACAGAATGTATATTTGAAAATAATAAATTGCCTAATAAGATTAAATCTACCACAATTTATGTAAACATTGGAAAGCCTATCGAAGTAACACATTTATCAAGGCAAGAACAAAAACTTCTTCCAAAACAGGTTGAACAATACGTACAAGAATTATTTGACCAATTGCCATAG
- a CDS encoding GGDEF domain-containing protein: MQSSDNAKQLEELENELNMQRGMVWLLGEVMKTAYETTTFVELMESTTDMIMGVTGASSCYLWVDKKNYLRIFERNIDNNNHFRSYDILKSNSVINNPKEIHLYNSEEITQNISELGCSTKMLPKSRLYVPLLDFTTSKLLGGIILEQFTADYFTANKQTFFQTLGVFIAINIKKANILALATRESELDPMTKLYNRRSLDKLFNLAKENNDDIIVAIVDIDYFKSINDIKGHDTGDAVIKFVAKLLCGYLDPLRGTVVRYGGDEFVIIIPVHYLDAAAVLNNILETYINSDFIKSLKLLTSLTIGMSISASNLNIQNLISIADEALLEGKRLGKNVVILNNHGSFSKV; the protein is encoded by the coding sequence ATGCAATCTTCAGATAATGCAAAGCAACTAGAAGAACTAGAAAATGAACTCAATATGCAAAGAGGCATGGTCTGGCTCTTAGGAGAAGTTATGAAAACTGCTTATGAAACAACTACATTTGTAGAACTTATGGAATCTACAACTGATATGATCATGGGAGTTACAGGTGCTAGTAGTTGCTATTTGTGGGTTGATAAAAAGAACTACTTAAGAATTTTTGAACGCAATATAGACAATAATAACCATTTTAGATCATACGATATTCTCAAATCAAATTCTGTGATAAATAATCCCAAAGAAATTCATTTATACAACTCAGAAGAAATAACTCAAAATATTTCAGAACTTGGATGCTCTACCAAAATGCTTCCAAAATCTAGGCTATATGTTCCTCTCCTAGATTTTACTACTAGCAAATTATTAGGCGGAATCATTTTGGAACAATTTACTGCAGACTATTTCACAGCTAATAAGCAAACATTTTTTCAAACTCTCGGAGTATTCATTGCTATCAACATAAAAAAAGCCAATATTTTGGCTCTTGCTACCAGAGAATCTGAATTAGATCCTATGACCAAATTATATAATAGACGCAGTTTGGATAAACTATTTAATCTTGCAAAAGAAAATAATGATGATATTATTGTCGCAATTGTAGATATTGATTATTTCAAAAGTATAAATGATATTAAAGGTCATGACACAGGAGATGCGGTGATCAAATTTGTTGCCAAACTTTTATGCGGATATTTGGACCCCCTACGCGGAACGGTTGTGCGTTATGGCGGTGATGAGTTTGTGATAATAATTCCTGTACATTATCTCGATGCTGCCGCAGTACTAAATAATATCTTAGAGACTTATATTAATTCTGATTTTATTAAATCACTTAAGTTATTAACAAGTTTAACTATTGGGATGTCGATTTCTGCTTCAAATCTAAATATACAAAATTTAATTAGCATAGCCGACGAAGCTCTATTAGAAGGCAAACGCTTAGGTAAAAATGTAGTAATATTAAACAATCACGGCTCTTTTTCTAAAGTTTAA
- a CDS encoding protein-ADP-ribose hydrolase — translation MNQSERLDYLVTHLAAEYSDLEIPQTFAEKRNLLRALMNVRKPIPISDEWLQIQDAFLSQEIAEKGIISREELITDDGNIFVWKGDITRLQVDAIVNAANSQLLGCFIPNHHCIDNAIHSAAGLQLRQACDGIISKQGHPEATGSAKMTAAFNLPCRYVIHTVGPIVHDKLTPQNEEDLANCYKSSLSIAAAENCHVIAFCCISTGEFHFPNRRAAEIAIKIVKNFLTENDKIKVVFNVFKDIDYKIYSELLRTD, via the coding sequence ATGAACCAATCAGAAAGATTAGACTATCTTGTAACACATTTAGCAGCAGAATATAGTGATCTCGAAATTCCACAGACTTTTGCTGAAAAACGCAACTTATTACGTGCTTTAATGAATGTACGCAAACCAATCCCCATTAGCGATGAATGGCTTCAGATTCAAGATGCTTTTCTATCACAAGAAATTGCCGAAAAAGGGATTATTTCTCGAGAAGAACTTATTACTGATGACGGAAACATTTTTGTATGGAAAGGAGATATTACTAGACTTCAAGTAGATGCGATCGTGAATGCTGCCAACAGTCAACTTCTTGGATGTTTTATTCCAAATCATCATTGCATCGACAATGCGATTCATTCTGCAGCTGGCCTACAACTTCGCCAAGCTTGTGATGGAATTATTTCAAAACAAGGGCATCCAGAAGCAACGGGATCTGCGAAAATGACTGCCGCTTTCAATTTACCTTGTCGCTACGTAATCCATACAGTCGGTCCTATTGTACATGACAAATTAACTCCTCAAAATGAAGAAGACTTAGCAAACTGTTATAAATCTTCGTTAAGCATTGCCGCGGCAGAAAACTGTCATGTCATCGCTTTTTGCTGTATTTCTACTGGAGAATTTCATTTTCCAAACCGACGAGCTGCAGAAATAGCCATAAAAATTGTTAAAAATTTCCTTACCGAAAATGATAAGATTAAGGTGGTGTTCAATGTCTTCAAAGATATCGACTACAAAATATACTCCGAGTTACTCCGCACAGATTGA
- a CDS encoding Sir2 silent information regulator family NAD-dependent deacetylase, whose translation MSSKISTTKYTPSYSAQIEDLAQILSQINNVIIGAGAGLSTSAGLTYSGKRFTDAFPDFIQKFGLTDMYSSAFYEFPDLETKWAYWSRHVFMNGYNYVLNDTYDILFDLIKDKNYFVLTTNADHAFLNHGFDRKRLFYTQGDYQLFQCSVPCVQETFKNQFQIVTMVKFQKDMRVPTKMLPKCPYCDAPAISNLRIDDTFAQPPGWYAAQERYEEFLLTYSASKPILYLELGVGLNTPGIIKYPFWHYTKLNNKATYVSINLNEVSVPSEITDQSICITHDIHDALHDLKKIYNI comes from the coding sequence ATGTCTTCAAAGATATCGACTACAAAATATACTCCGAGTTACTCCGCACAGATTGAAGATTTAGCACAAATATTAAGTCAAATTAATAATGTTATAATTGGAGCTGGAGCTGGATTATCCACATCTGCTGGGCTGACTTATTCTGGCAAAAGGTTTACCGATGCCTTTCCCGACTTCATTCAAAAATTTGGTCTAACTGATATGTATTCTTCAGCATTTTATGAATTTCCGGATTTAGAAACAAAATGGGCATATTGGAGTCGCCATGTATTTATGAATGGCTACAACTATGTATTAAATGATACGTACGATATCTTGTTTGATTTAATCAAAGATAAAAATTATTTTGTACTCACCACAAATGCAGATCATGCCTTTTTAAATCACGGCTTCGACCGAAAAAGATTATTTTATACCCAAGGAGACTATCAACTATTTCAATGTTCTGTCCCTTGCGTGCAAGAAACCTTTAAAAATCAATTCCAAATAGTAACAATGGTCAAATTTCAAAAAGATATGCGAGTTCCCACCAAGATGCTTCCAAAATGTCCCTACTGTGACGCCCCTGCTATTAGCAACTTGCGAATCGATGATACATTTGCTCAACCCCCAGGTTGGTATGCAGCACAAGAGCGCTACGAAGAATTTTTGCTGACATATTCTGCAAGCAAACCAATATTGTATTTAGAGCTAGGAGTTGGTTTAAACACACCCGGCATCATCAAATATCCATTTTGGCATTATACTAAACTAAATAATAAAGCCACGTATGTAAGCATTAATCTAAACGAAGTTTCTGTTCCATCAGAAATTACAGATCAAAGCATTTGTATAACCCATGATATTCATGATGCCTTGCATGATTTAAAGAAAATATATAATATATAA
- a CDS encoding P1 family peptidase encodes MTEINLLDIGGFKIGHADNTASATGCTVFLPHIFAPCGVDVRGGGPASREIHLLDSQMAASGLHAILLSGGSAFSLEAATGVMEYLEQREIGFDTGIAKVPLVCQSALFDLGVACANIRPTKAMAYAACENASATNLALGNVGAGIGCTVGKILGMDFAMKTGIGAYATQVGNIKIGALVALNALGDIFDATGTQVAGVLSADKKSMRNSEQILYAMQETAAVATNTTLAIVIMNCKFTKSELNKIASMAQNGYARAITPIHTMADGDTIYTTSVGNETADLNVIGTLAATVVQKAVINAALTATGAYGFVSYNDLQN; translated from the coding sequence ATGACCGAAATAAATTTATTAGACATAGGTGGCTTTAAAATTGGACATGCAGACAATACAGCATCAGCAACTGGCTGTACAGTTTTCTTGCCTCACATATTCGCTCCATGTGGAGTTGATGTACGCGGTGGTGGTCCCGCATCACGCGAAATTCATTTACTAGATTCTCAGATGGCTGCATCTGGCTTACACGCAATTTTACTTTCGGGAGGCTCCGCATTCTCTCTCGAAGCTGCCACTGGTGTTATGGAATATTTAGAACAACGTGAAATCGGCTTCGACACCGGCATAGCAAAGGTGCCATTGGTCTGCCAGAGTGCATTGTTTGATTTGGGTGTTGCTTGTGCCAATATACGTCCCACCAAAGCTATGGCTTATGCTGCTTGCGAAAATGCTTCTGCAACTAATTTGGCTCTCGGAAATGTTGGTGCCGGCATAGGATGTACTGTTGGCAAAATTTTAGGAATGGATTTTGCTATGAAAACAGGCATCGGTGCTTATGCCACACAGGTTGGCAACATAAAAATCGGAGCATTGGTCGCTCTAAATGCTTTGGGTGACATATTCGATGCCACTGGTACTCAGGTCGCTGGCGTTCTTTCTGCAGATAAAAAGTCAATGCGTAATTCTGAACAAATTTTATATGCAATGCAAGAGACAGCCGCCGTTGCTACAAACACCACATTAGCCATTGTTATTATGAATTGCAAATTTACAAAGTCGGAGCTCAATAAAATTGCTTCTATGGCACAAAATGGCTATGCCAGAGCAATTACCCCTATCCATACTATGGCCGATGGAGATACAATATATACTACCAGCGTTGGCAACGAAACAGCAGATCTAAATGTAATTGGCACGCTCGCGGCTACTGTTGTTCAAAAAGCTGTTATCAATGCCGCTCTAACCGCAACTGGTGCATATGGATTTGTCAGCTACAATGACCTACAAAATTAG
- a CDS encoding glycoside hydrolase family 2 protein: MKYNMNFGWKFFYGTADAGEDDGPTIIFETQLPRKWTKTGSFNLSMPQYNDSNWQDVQLPHDFVIDRGVYTSDIPFSTGSLDTGFGWYRKTFTLPPDSLGKRIFVTFNGIYRDSQLWCNGDIVKRELSGFNSYRTEITETVNYDKPSTLAVFCDATEPEGWWYTGGGIYRDAFLEIVPQLCFVPNGIYIKQKNVDLATKTADFSVQVEIDSLIEAEFTCAIEFFDAEKSIATTNFSGTATACKVDYFEIPMSISNAILWSDKNPHQYTAKLTLTSIAGTEVFEQKFAPRVFEYNSAEGMKLNGQPIFLRGACGHDDFAGVGVACNRSVHEYKINKLIDMGCNAYRCSHNPPDPVFLDICDEKGIIVMDEIRWPAVSEESMKPFVDMIRRDRNHPCIFSWSLCNEEADLLGKDKGVRVFKRMIATGKLHDDTRDYLMAINARYRNHILNHKAKGLDLPLNGVNYMMLRDFDVYTKLKEENPEGCFVNTELIGLATVRIDKYMHKAPIERIITQAKNVSAVWPNKETYGNLTCYGDCYPRWGQTPEEALKAYVGQSHMCGLFMWTGIDYRGETFPYRFPNVISPFGIIDYIGIFKDWAYYFKAHWTTKKFIWLMPSSWDLKALEGDIIKVYAISSINEAELFLNGQSLGKKSKQTLDNFFWEVPYTKGELIAIAYENDTEVARHTLNTSAKEYQLTATCAKSNLVADNTDCALIEIGVCDKLGNFVNDSDILVDFEVIGEGKLLGQGNGNISSLEHDKVPYRRLYGGKALAIVQSLDQLGKIKLIVSAGGVIPAEIEFDVIASDQPELAL, encoded by the coding sequence ATGAAATACAATATGAATTTTGGTTGGAAATTTTTTTATGGCACTGCTGATGCAGGTGAAGATGACGGACCTACCATAATATTTGAAACACAACTACCTCGTAAATGGACCAAAACAGGTAGCTTTAATCTTTCTATGCCTCAATATAATGATAGCAACTGGCAAGATGTTCAGTTACCTCATGACTTTGTAATCGATCGCGGCGTATATACCAGTGATATTCCTTTTTCTACCGGTTCATTAGATACAGGCTTTGGTTGGTATCGCAAAACTTTCACTTTACCTCCAGACTCTCTTGGCAAACGTATATTTGTTACCTTTAATGGCATCTATCGCGACAGCCAGCTGTGGTGTAATGGCGATATCGTCAAAAGAGAACTGAGTGGCTTTAATAGTTACAGAACCGAAATTACCGAAACTGTGAATTATGATAAACCTTCCACTTTAGCAGTATTTTGTGATGCAACGGAGCCAGAAGGTTGGTGGTATACTGGAGGAGGCATTTATCGCGATGCATTTTTAGAGATTGTTCCCCAGCTTTGCTTCGTGCCAAATGGAATTTATATCAAACAGAAAAATGTTGACTTAGCCACCAAAACAGCAGATTTTTCAGTACAAGTAGAAATTGATAGCCTAATAGAAGCTGAATTTACTTGTGCCATAGAATTTTTTGATGCCGAAAAATCTATTGCCACCACAAATTTTTCGGGTACTGCGACAGCCTGTAAAGTTGACTATTTCGAAATACCTATGTCAATATCCAATGCCATTTTATGGAGTGATAAAAATCCGCACCAATATACTGCAAAACTCACGCTCACTTCAATTGCTGGAACAGAAGTCTTCGAGCAAAAATTTGCCCCTAGAGTTTTTGAATACAATTCTGCAGAAGGAATGAAATTAAATGGTCAACCTATCTTTTTGAGAGGCGCCTGCGGTCATGATGATTTTGCCGGAGTTGGTGTTGCTTGTAATCGATCTGTGCATGAATATAAAATTAACAAACTGATTGATATGGGTTGCAATGCGTATCGTTGCTCTCATAATCCACCAGATCCTGTATTCCTAGATATTTGCGATGAAAAAGGGATTATCGTTATGGATGAAATTCGTTGGCCTGCAGTATCCGAAGAAAGCATGAAACCATTTGTAGATATGATTCGTCGAGACAGAAATCACCCTTGCATATTTTCTTGGTCGCTATGCAACGAAGAAGCGGATCTCCTCGGCAAAGACAAAGGTGTACGAGTATTTAAACGCATGATTGCTACCGGAAAATTACATGATGATACTCGAGACTACTTGATGGCCATTAATGCAAGATACCGAAACCATATTTTGAATCACAAAGCAAAAGGATTAGACCTACCTCTAAATGGTGTAAATTACATGATGTTGCGTGATTTTGATGTATACACCAAATTGAAAGAGGAAAATCCAGAAGGCTGCTTTGTAAATACCGAATTAATAGGGCTTGCCACAGTTAGAATTGATAAATATATGCATAAAGCACCGATTGAACGAATTATCACCCAAGCCAAAAACGTTAGTGCAGTATGGCCAAATAAGGAAACTTATGGTAATTTAACTTGCTACGGTGATTGCTATCCTAGATGGGGACAAACTCCAGAAGAAGCATTAAAAGCATATGTTGGTCAATCTCATATGTGTGGATTATTTATGTGGACAGGCATAGATTATCGAGGCGAAACCTTCCCATATAGATTCCCTAACGTAATTTCTCCATTTGGCATCATAGATTATATTGGAATCTTCAAAGATTGGGCATACTATTTTAAAGCTCACTGGACCACAAAAAAATTTATTTGGCTAATGCCCTCTTCATGGGACTTAAAAGCTCTCGAAGGTGACATAATAAAGGTATATGCAATATCATCAATAAATGAAGCTGAACTTTTCTTAAACGGACAATCTTTAGGCAAAAAATCTAAACAAACTCTAGATAACTTTTTTTGGGAAGTGCCATACACTAAGGGTGAGCTCATTGCCATAGCATATGAAAATGATACCGAAGTCGCAAGGCATACTCTCAACACTTCTGCAAAAGAATATCAGTTAACTGCCACTTGTGCCAAATCCAATTTAGTAGCTGACAATACTGATTGCGCTTTAATAGAAATTGGAGTTTGTGATAAATTGGGAAATTTTGTAAATGACAGTGATATATTGGTAGACTTTGAGGTGATTGGAGAGGGCAAATTGCTAGGCCAAGGCAATGGCAATATTTCCAGCCTCGAACACGACAAAGTTCCTTATCGTAGATTATACGGTGGAAAAGCTTTAGCAATCGTTCAGAGCCTCGATCAACTCGGAAAAATTAAGTTGATTGTTTCGGCTGGCGGAGTCATTCCTGCTGAGATTGAATTTGATGTTATAGCATCAGATCAGCCAGAACTAGCTTTATAA
- a CDS encoding nicotinate phosphoribosyltransferase, with product MRNLTLLTDLYQLTMMQGYFEYGITDKSVVFDMFYRKNPYNGGYAICAGLEQVIDYINNLHFTEADIAYLKSLNIFKDEFLAMLRTFKFTGEIYAVPEGTIVFPNEPLLRVKSNIIEAQFIETAILNIINHQSLIATKASRVCLAAQGDTVLEFGLRRAQGPDAGTYGARAAIIGGCTGTSNVLSGQIFGLPISGTHAHSWVMSFDTELEAFRAYANIFPEKAILLVDTYDTLGSGIPNAIQVFDELREVGKLTGIYGIRLDSGDLAYLSKKARRMLDAAGYEQAIISASSDLDENLITDLKLQGAKISLWGVGTRLITSEGWGAFGGVYKIVATENKYGEFIPKIKLSDNVAKVTNPGIKKIVRFYDKEHHKIKVDIVALDDEHYDETQTVIASDHNARWKKMALFPGKYTLRELLVPIFKDGVCVYESPSILEIAAYAKKEMATLWEEHTRFINPEIMPVDLSDKLYFLKDEMLKNFNF from the coding sequence ATGAGAAATTTAACACTTTTAACCGACTTGTATCAACTTACTATGATGCAAGGATATTTTGAGTATGGTATAACTGACAAATCTGTAGTCTTTGATATGTTCTATCGCAAAAATCCATATAACGGAGGATATGCCATCTGCGCAGGTCTTGAACAAGTAATAGATTATATAAACAATTTACATTTTACAGAAGCTGATATTGCATATTTGAAGAGTTTGAATATTTTTAAAGATGAATTTTTAGCTATGCTACGAACTTTTAAATTTACTGGTGAAATATACGCTGTTCCTGAGGGCACTATTGTCTTTCCAAATGAACCTCTTCTACGTGTAAAATCTAATATAATAGAGGCACAATTTATCGAAACAGCTATATTAAATATAATCAATCATCAATCTCTCATCGCAACCAAAGCATCTAGAGTGTGCCTTGCTGCCCAAGGAGATACTGTTCTTGAATTTGGATTGCGACGCGCTCAAGGGCCTGATGCCGGTACATATGGTGCTAGAGCTGCCATTATCGGCGGATGCACTGGCACTAGCAATGTACTTTCTGGGCAAATATTTGGACTTCCAATTTCTGGAACACATGCACACAGCTGGGTTATGAGTTTCGATACCGAATTAGAAGCCTTTAGAGCTTATGCCAATATTTTTCCTGAAAAAGCTATTCTGCTGGTCGATACTTATGATACACTTGGCTCCGGTATTCCCAATGCCATTCAAGTTTTTGACGAGTTGCGAGAAGTCGGTAAACTAACCGGAATATATGGCATTCGTCTTGATAGTGGCGACCTTGCCTATCTCTCCAAAAAGGCTCGCCGGATGCTGGATGCGGCCGGATATGAGCAGGCCATAATAAGCGCATCGAGTGACCTAGACGAAAATTTAATAACTGATTTAAAATTGCAAGGAGCAAAAATTTCGTTGTGGGGGGTAGGCACACGTTTGATTACATCTGAAGGCTGGGGAGCATTTGGAGGTGTCTATAAAATTGTTGCAACTGAAAATAAATATGGTGAATTTATACCCAAAATCAAGCTTTCTGATAATGTTGCCAAAGTGACTAATCCCGGAATCAAAAAAATAGTTCGCTTCTATGATAAAGAACATCATAAAATCAAAGTCGATATAGTTGCACTAGATGATGAGCACTACGATGAAACTCAAACTGTAATAGCTTCTGACCACAATGCTCGTTGGAAAAAAATGGCTTTATTCCCTGGAAAATATACTTTACGTGAACTTCTTGTGCCAATTTTTAAAGATGGCGTATGTGTTTATGAATCTCCGAGCATATTAGAAATAGCAGCTTATGCAAAAAAAGAAATGGCTACTTTGTGGGAAGAGCATACCAGATTTATTAATCCCGAAATTATGCCTGTGGATTTATCAGATAAACTATACTTCTTGAAAGACGAAATGCTCAAAAATTTTAATTTCTAA